Below is a genomic region from Megalopta genalis isolate 19385.01 chromosome 10, iyMegGena1_principal, whole genome shotgun sequence.
atagataatttttaattaaatgttcTATCATTTTGTCCCATTgcatttctataaaaattcttttttctcatttgtgtatgtttatagtagtatagtaaattctccccaccaattgtccttcaactcgtacacaaaaatggacaacttgggaagaggggatacgattattcgagtctcgcggctcgtttttatagttgccgattatcaacaactataaaaacgagtcccgAAACTCGAATAATTATATCCTCTCTTCCTAATTTGTCTATTTTggtttacaagctgatggacaattgggaagaatttattgtatttgcaAGTTTGCATAGAAACAAAACTTTGGttgtaatgttaaataaataaaaattatattaatttcaaaGTACGCTATCATTTTGTTCCGGAGTGTAGGAATTTGTTGATTATCCTCACTACATACTTGtaaattttcattcaaataaccGGAGTTTGCGTTCagataaataaatttaaccAACCACCTAGCACTAGATATACGGAGtactaaaagcagctgttttatatttgtttataaaagtaacagcaagacatttactttaatttttaacaagtgttactgCAATATTTTCCGGAAGTAACGcatgtattaaataaataatccataaatgcatctttacacacacaatctgaataatcgcaaattaaaaaattagttacGCCCGATattttgacggattccgtaaacCTAATGTTAGTTAACTTCTGAGATGATAACAATATTTGAACCTTTACGAATATGAGGACAATAATTCGGTAAATcatgataaataaattatttttgaaaatGTAGACATAACAACTGTATATACTTTGCATTGCCTAATAAACATGCAATactatataagtaatttatgtaataaaacagaaaaattaatattaataactaGATGCGTAATGTATGTTTTACATACCGTTAAATGTTGTATTCTTGTTTCGCTTCCTTTTAATCGAAAACCTACAACATACGTATATTTCGTACGAACAATAAACACGTTTCATTGTTTTCTAAAACGGTTTGCTAAACTTTACGGAACAAGTTGACTTGTATTTACGTATCGAGCGGATTTACGAACAAAAAGGAAGTCCGAAGCAGGTGGACAGCTAGTACGGGTGATCAACCCGCTTACCTGCTTCGTTCAGCCGTACCGACCGTAACGTAGTAGGCGTTTAGGTATTGTGAGTCAGGCCTGTACTCGAAATAATAGTAAAACGTTCCCCGTCACCGTTCCTTTTAAACTGTGTCTGCATTGTCTACATTTATTTTCCTCCGTTCGGGTCTCGGGTGAAATTCGGGTAAATACTGTCATAAAAGataactgcggatttttatgcatttatgggataTACAGATTTATGAAATGTAtaaaaacgtataaattaacaaagtTTAACAGCATTCTGATTACAAGTTTTTGTAGAAACATACAACGATAACagaataataaaattgaaataaaatgttttatattttacaaatataaaagtaattaattattttatgttatttaatCGAGCACTATAGAAAAAACGCGCGGAATTGATTGTATATGTTTGAAATTTATCCCCGTGCGACGTTacttcgatttgaatctaataatGTCCGACATAAAAAGCGTTTTATCTTTGTtgtgccagcatttgaaactatcggTCAATGTTATCATGAAACCTGAATATTTTAGACTAGCAAAATTTAATGATTGCGCGGAAAATGTTGTAAGCATTTGCCAGAGCTTTTCCATAACCTCTATATGCGACGCTATATAAATAGTAAGCAAAATATTGGTCGATGATTTATTTTCTGTGATAGATTAAGGCATTCTGGGAAGTATTGAACGTCTTGAGTTTTCACGTTATACAAGAAAAGCAGATCGATATTGACTTTCAACATTATGGTAAATTTCTTTGGTTAAGTGCATTTCAGTTTATTAACTCATttgtagatatatatatatatatattacgttTTTTATATCAGTCACTACTACCATGTACTAAAATTGAGCATATTTTTAGATACAGTGTGGGCCACaaaattgtattttgcatatCTACAGTATCCTTCTATCGAATTTTATGCTTCTAATAGACACGATAAAAACAGCAGATACTTATTATTAGCATTTGCTTGGCTTCTTGTAACACAAAATACTCTAGACATTTTAATTAGGAAAATTCTTTCAAACAGTGCTCTTGGAAGGGAATGCTCGAAACCAAACAATTCAGAAGTAGTCTAAAACTtagttataatttaaatttaattaaaaattagatATTTCCAAAGATCTATTTGCTTTGTAGGAAAGAGAAGTATTGCACAATGTGCCAGAAACCTTGGTTGCCCAGCTAGATAGTATTATACATTTAAATGGTAAAGTGAATTACAATATCAGGGAGATATATAATCTTGTTTGCAAGAGAGCTAATTTAGTAAGCAGAGTTCATGCTGCAACCATCAATGTCAGTGGTCTCCCCCATTTGAGTGTATCAGAACTAGCTTTAGTGAAACGTATTGCAACTGCTGATAAATGTCAGCTTTCTAAGGAAGATGAAAGATACCTGCAGGAATTACACACTGCAGAAAATTTACTGGATGCACATTCTAAATGGCAGAGAAAAGAGCACATATTCTTTGAATGGATGGTATATCGTATACACATTAATATATGTTTCACCTAAAGGGATCGTATTGTAATAATAGAAACTCAATTTTCAGGTAACAGTAGTACAAGAACACAAAAAGCATTCAAGTTCGAGTTCTCCTGATATCGACTGGaatgaaattttcaaatttGTAACTATGTTACATTGTATCATGCAAGGAAaatttgaagctttgtcgtcCCAACATAACCATGGCTGTCAAGACCAAGAATTCATAGCTGCATCACGATTAATGAGGGTGCCAAAGGATCGTGATGCAATGGAGGATCAATTAAGAACGATGTCAGCAGAATTGGAGAGAGAAACGAAAAGTCTGTCGGAACGCAAGGAAAAGTTATCCGAGGAATTGAAAAAACTTTTACATTTAATTCCTTCCTGTATACAACTTTGATGGTTTATGAcaaaataaaaaaggaaaacGTGAACACGCGCTTGAACAAAATGATATGTTATAGTTATAGAGCACCTAAGCGAGTCTCACGTCGTGGGAAGAGCCGTCGCCACTCCATCGACCACCCCAAACGACGATATGAACACATTGAGAATAGTCACCAGAAATATACCGATCACTGTCCAGTTGTTCGCACGTTCAGCCTTGCACATTTGAGCATTGTCCTTGACGTTGTATCTGCTGTTCCAAATTAATCCTATCCCCACTGCAATCTGAAGAAATAGACTGGCACCTATCATGACCAGCGATGGATAGAAGTATGGATGCCCTCCGTCGGTCTGTAGAACGTAACGTAACTGATTGGCATTCGCTGACAACAGTGCCAGGTCCATCATTCCTTGGGCCAAGGTTTTCTTGTGCTGGTAAATATTAACATCAGGAGTAGGCTGAAGTGGAGGTACTATCGGGAAAAATGGAGTCAAGCTGTCTGGAAATTTCGGATGATCTGACTGTGGTGTCCGAGGATCCTTTGGTAGCAAGCCATCGTCTATTCCCCGATGATCGAACCCGATCGGCGGTTTTCCTTCCGGCTCGAGGTCGTCGATCTCCGGTCCAGAGGTTGGCCGAGGGTTGTTCGTATTGTCTGTCTCTAACAGAGCACCAAATCGAGGTCCGATGGCAACAGCTTCGAATTCTTTGGACGTCAATGGCTTAGCTACTTCGTCCGTGATGTCGTCCATGTACAGAATTTCATCCCCGTTATGTTTCAATAGATCCATATTTCTACACGGACTGATTGTAAATATTAATGTTGGCTTTCGAGCGAGACAGAATGCTATTCGATACGCACCCCTATCAGTGTACAGGAAATGCACGGTTCTGAAGGTCCAACATTAGGGCAAGTAGCTGTCGGGTTCACTGGTTACTTATCTTTGTAAGACAATAACGAGAATTGAAGTTTGCGGTTTGCGATTCACTGTCTATACCGTCTTCGGCTAAATGTGCGACGCGTGCAACAATAACTTATGCCAgcacaccaccaccaccaccaccaccgcgcTCAGACCAAACAGATCTGCTGGCCACGCGATCATAGGAACGCGAACTTCCTCCTATTCACTCGATGAAAACAGGCTGATTCACGATCGGCGTTCGTGATGTCATCATTAGAACGTCACAACTTCCTTGAACATTGGATTTACCAGCCGGTCAGAGCTATTATTCCGTTAATTCAATGCTGCACGCATTATCGTTGTAAAATGTTACATTTTATCTAGCACGTTCGCTCGAATTCATTAAGCGAGTCATTAAGTGGTGCCTTGGAATGGGCTTTCACCTAAACCCTCCGGTGTCTAGAACACTGTTAGAACACTGTTATTAGTTACGTGCTATTGTCACGTGTTTTACGAGGAAAATGAAAATGACGTTCTCTTCTGTTGGCTCGAGTCAAGGCTTTTTATGCGACTGACAGTGGGAAGTAGGGGAATGGCATTACTCCAACGAAACCTTGTAAGATCGTCGATGtactataaataatatgtaACGGTGGTTCATGCGATCCACTAATCAACATGCTGCTCTGCTCGAAATAACGAAAGTAACATAAATAACACACAAAGCGGACATATCCTCGTTGCATTGTCGAAAAGTTGGTTCTGCTATCGTACTGAAAATCTGTACTGAAAAAAATGGTAAAATCGAGGCATATATTTCTTGTCGAGTCTTTGCTGCCAGTAGTGTAAAACGTGTGCCCTCTCCGCGATGAGTCGTAAAGTTTGAAATTCATGATCTCGTGATCGGGATATTCCAAACAAGTTAGCTCTGTACTTTCCCGCAGTTGTCAATGACACGGAGCACGTTTTACCGGCACAGCTTGTTGCTGCTACCAGCGTACAGCGATACGACTGGACAGACGGCTATTGCGCAACCATACTGGGAGCCGCAGACTATATTCACGTATTCAAACGTTTCCTGCCTCTGAATCTCTCTTTGGGGAACCACTCGCGTCTCTCTATTTTTATACGAGGAAAAGCGAATCTCGCGAATTCTATGAATCACTGGTCGAGGAAACACGAACCTACGCTCGATCGTTATAATGATACGCTATCACGGCTTCTCCAAGaagcattatttatttattcattcatttatttatttatttaaggaTGAGAAAATCGTTTGGATTACAATACAGAGAATAAACAGCGTTGAAAATGAATGAAGAGATAAGGAAAAAGTCCACGGAATCGTAGATATTGTTTGTTGCTGATTAGAACGCGATTAATACAGTTGTCTTGGACTCGTGGCAGATGTGATGGAACAATTAAGTCTGAACTGTCGCAGTATATTTGAGCATGTAACATCGTCATTCGATATTTTAAGCATTACACTCGGAAATGACTGGAACAATATCGCATCTCTGGTGTCTGTAACTAGCTACAACTGTGACTATAACTATGTATGCAGGATCATGGTATCGAACTAGCGCGTCGTCAAGCAAACAATCGTTCCTGTTAACCGAGATTAGGGAGGCAGACAAGAGAGAGGACGGCATTCCTACAGTCGCGTTCAAAGCGCGCAGGTTGCTCGAAGGAGTTTGGGGACGACGAAGTTCTTTCGTCCATTGGCATTGGTCGATCTTGAGCAGCCTTTGTTCCGAGTTCAGCTTATCGCTGATTCACGGGCCGATCAAAGCGATCTGTTCCGAATCTCTATGGAGAGACTGACTTGAAAGAACGGAAACACCATGAAGACTCAAAAGTGCTGCGCTCATTGTCCGGGGAAGCT
It encodes:
- the LOC117223345 gene encoding ninjurin-A, with product MDLLKHNGDEILYMDDITDEVAKPLTSKEFEAVAIGPRFGALLETDNTNNPRPTSGPEIDDLEPEGKPPIGFDHRGIDDGLLPKDPRTPQSDHPKFPDSLTPFFPIVPPLQPTPDVNIYQHKKTLAQGMMDLALLSANANQLRYVLQTDGGHPYFYPSLVMIGASLFLQIAVGIGLIWNSRYNVKDNAQMCKAERANNWTVIGIFLVTILNVFISSFGVVDGVATALPTT
- the LOC117223340 gene encoding uncharacterized protein LOC117223340 codes for the protein MSDIKSVLSLLCQHLKLSVNVIMKPEYFRLAKFNDCAENVIKAFWEVLNVLSFHVIQEKQIDIDFQHYDTVWATKLYFAYLQYPSIEFYASNRHDKNSRYLLLAFAWLLVTQNTLDILIRKILSNSALGRECSKPNNSEEREVLHNVPETLVAQLDSIIHLNGKVNYNIREIYNLVCKRANLVSRVHAATINVSGLPHLSVSELALVKRIATADKCQLSKEDERYLQELHTAENLLDAHSKWQRKEHIFFEWMVTVVQEHKKHSSSSSPDIDWNEIFKFVTMLHCIMQGKFEALSSQHNHGCQDQEFIAASRLMRVPKDRDAMEDQLRTMSAELERETKSLSERKEKLSEELKKLLHLIPSCIQL